The following is a genomic window from Actinomadura rubteroloni.
CCTTCGCGACGTCGCCCGCGTCCGGGCCGTCCGGACGCCACAGCGGCAGCGGGACCAGGCCCGGTTCGAGCAGGTCGAGGCCGGTGAAGAAGCGCAGGACGTCCGCGCGGTCGCGGGGCAGCAGCGTGATCCCGCCCTGCGCCGCCACCGTCGAGACGCCGACGGCCTTCTCCGGCGCGAGGTCCGCGCCGAGGTGGGAGACCGCGAGCAGGCTGCCGGGCGCGGCCGGACCGAGGAAGCGGTCGATGATCGCGGCCGGGTCCGCCTCGTTCGGGATGTGGTGCAGGATCGCGACCATCAGCACCGCGACCGGACGCGAGAAGTCCACGAGCGCGCGGAACGCGGGGTCGTCCAGGATGGCGTCCGGTGCGCGCAGGTCCGCCTCGATGATCGCGGTGGTGTCGCCGGCCGGGAGCAGCGCGCGGGCGTGCGCGGAGACGATCGGGTCGTTGTCCACGTAGACGACGGTGGCGTCCGGCGCGACGGCCTGCGCCACCTCGTGGACGTTCGGGCTGGTCGGAATGCCCGTCCCGAGGTCCACGAACTGCCGGACCCCGGCCCGCGCCGCCTCGGTGACGACCCGGCGCAGGAACGCGCGGTTGGCCAGCGCGATGTCGCGGACCTCGGGCGACCGCTCGATGCCCGCCGCCGCGGCGGCGCGGTCGGCGGCGAAGTTGTCCTTGCCGCCGAGCAGGGCGTCGTAGACGCGGGCGGGGTGCGGACGGTCGGTCCGCAGGTCCGTGTGGGGCCGCTCGTCCGCCATCGGACACCTCCGTCGTCTCGGCCGATCCGCCTCAGCCTAGACACTTCGGACGTCCTGCGGTGGTGGAACGTTCCCGCGCGGCTCAGGGCTGACCGGAGTCGCTGTACCGGCCGCCGTCGCTGCTGTTCCAGGCCCGTCCGTTGATCATTTCGGAGACGAAGTCGATGTCGGTCTGGATCCGCCAGGTGATGTCCGTCCAGCTCCCCATCACGAACGTCATGTTGTACGGGCCCTCGGCCGGCGAGTTGAGGAAGCGCGGCGCCACCGACCGGAAGTAGCGGTCCACCTCCTTCGGCAGCTTGGACGGGCTGTCGGTCAGCAGCAGCGGCGCGTGGAACCCCAGGTGCGACAGCGGCGCGGACGCCACGGCGCTCTGCCAGTCGTGCCGGTTGACCAGCGTGAACCCGTGCCCCGGCCCGGTGATCCCCCAGCCGACCATGCCCATCGGGTCGTACATCTTGGCGAACGCGACGGCCGTGTTGACCGGCGTGTTCTTCGGCGGCGCGTTGAAAAGGACGCCGTCGTCGGACGTCACGCGCGACACCGCGCCGTACTCGGCGAGCTGCTTCACGACGGCGGGCGAGACCTGGTCGGGGCCGCCGAAGACGTAGATCGTCCCGTGCATGCCCCGGCGCTTGAGCGCGTCGATCGTGGCGTCCGGGACGCGGTTCCTGTCCACCCACAGCAGGCCCGTCGGCATGTGCGACACCCAGTGCGTGGCGGGCAGGACGTACTGCCACGCGTTCGTCGCGCCGATCATCACGTTCTGCATCCCGTTGCCGCCGCTGCTGGCGCTGATGCCCATCTGCGGGACGCCCGTGTCCGGGTTCTCGATGCTTCCGTACAGCTTGTCGATGTTGTCGGCGAGGCTGTAGACGTCCCGTCCGGTGACGCTCGTGAACTTCACGCCGATCGCCGCAAGCTGCCGCTTCACCTCCGGATTGGCCGCCGCGCCGACGAGGAACGCGTCCACGTCGCCGTGCCGTTCGATGCCGGTGTCGCCGAGCCGCTTGATCTCGTTGAGCGTGACCTGCGGGACGCCGTGACGCGATACGTAGAGGATCGGTGCGTCGTTCGGGAAGTGGATGAGCGGCGTGGCGCTGATGGCGGCGAGCGGGTCGTCCGGGGTGACGAGCGTGACGCCCCACGGACGGTCCGGGACGTTGTCGATCTCGCCCTTGTGGTTCAGCGGCCGGGCGGCGGGCCACACGTGCTGCGTGACCGACACCGCCTTCTGGTACGGGTCCGCGCCCCACAGCCGCGTCGTGGTCTTGGTCGCGTAGGCGGGCGCGAGCGTCGGTTCACCGGGCGGCGGCGGGGGCTGGACGGGCCGGCCCTGCGGCACGCCGAACGGGTAGCGGTTCTTGTCCACACGCGTCTTCGCGGCGCCCGGTTTGGTCGCGCCCGCGACGGGGCCGTCCGCGCGGGTGGCGTTGCCGGCGGCGAACGCGCCCACCGTGATCAGCCCGGCCGCGAGGAACGGCAGGCCGCGTCGTACTGGAATCCTGGGCACGGGCAGGTCCCTCGGGGTCGACAGATCGGTCGGCCACGAAGAGTAGCAATCCGGTCACGGACTCTTTCGCGGGCGAACGCGAAGGGAGCCCCAAATGCCGTCCCTGATTCGGTCCCGGCCGCGTGATCGGCTATTTCATTCCGGTTGTCACGATCGGGAAGCGGTAGCGGGTCTGGCTGTAGGGCGCCTTTCCGAACGCGAGGATCTTCGTCGGGGCGACGCCGAAGACCAGCGCGAACCGGCCGTCGGCGCCGCGGAAGCCGTCTTCTGTGGGCTCGAACGGCCAGTCCAGGCGCTCGTCCCACAGCGCCGCGAGTTCGCGGATGCGCTCCTTGCCGGTCACGCGCGCGGCCGTGCCCTCCACGACGACGTCCAGCCCGGAGCGCAGCCGGTTCGTGCCCGTCGTGAGGACGCAGCGGGCGTCGTGCTCCAAATTCTTGGCCTTCTGCTCGTCCGGGCCGACGCAGAAGTGCAGGCTGCCGTGCAGCCAGATCGCCGGAAGCGGCGTGACGTGCGGACGTCCGTCGCGGCGCACGGTCGACAACCAGAACATCTCCGGCCGCGTCAGCACGTCCACCACGTCCGACCAGGGGCGCGGCTCGACGCCCTGCTCGCTGAAGCCTTCGTGCAACTCGGCGACCGGCTCGATCTCCGCCATCGGATCTCCGTTCCGTCGTTCCTTCTCCGATGTACCGACCCGCGTGCGCACCGAAACTCATCGCTCGGCCGCCGCATAGAGTGAGGCGGTGCGTGCGGGGGAGCTGGGGGCGATTCTGCGGGGACGCGATTTCCGCCGCCTCTACGCGACGCGGCTGACGTCCCAGCTCACCGACGGCGTCTTCCAGGTCGCGCTCGCCGGATACGTCTTCTTCTCACCCGAGCGGCAGGCGTCGCCCGGGGAGGCCGCCGCCGCGTTCGCCGTGACCCTGCTGCCGTATTCGGTGCTCGGCCCGTTCGTCGGAGTGTTCATCGACCGGTGGCGGCGGCGCCGCATCCTGATCTGGACGCCCGTGGTGCGCGCCGCGCTCCTGCTGCTCGTGGCGGCGCTCGTCGGGACGGGCCACGACGGGGCCCTGTTCTTCCTGCTCGTCCTGGTCGCGCTGGCCGTGAACCGGTTCTTCCTCGCGGCGCTGTCGGCGGCGTTGCCGCAGGTCGTGGCGCGTCCGCACCTGGTGACGGCCAACGCGTTCGCGGTCACGTCCGGGACGGTCGTCGCGTTCGCCGGGGCGGGGATCGGCTACGGGCTGCGGGGGCTCGCGGGCGGCGGCGCACGCGGCACGGCGCTGCTGCTCGTGGCCGCCGCCGCGCTGTTCGCGCTGGCCGGGCTCGTCGCGTCGCGGCTGCCGCACGGTCCGCTCGGCCGGGCGGACCACGCGGCGCTCGCGAACGTCCTGCGCGGGCTGGCGGACGGCGCGCGGCACGTCGCGGACCGCCGTCCCGCCGCGCTGGCGCTCGCCGCCGTCTCGGTGCATCGCCTGTTGTACGGCGTGGTCCTGATGATGACGTTGCTGCTGTGCCGGGAGCGTTTCTCCGACGGTGACGCGGACGCGGGACTGACCGTCTTCGCAACGATGCTGGCCGTCTCCGGCGTGGGCTACTTCGTGGCGGCCGTCATCACGCCACCGATCGTCCGCCGTATAAGCAAGCCCGTGTGGACCGCACTGCTGCTGTCCGCCGGTGGGCTCGCGCTCGCCGTTCTCGGTCCGCCGTTCGCCCCCGTCCCGTGGGCGATCGGTGCCTTCCTGCTGGGTGTGGTCTCGCAGGGCGTGAAGCTGTGCACGGACACGACGTTGCAGGAGTCGATCGAGGACGCCTACCGGGGACGGGTCTTCACCCTCTACGACATGCTCTTCAACGCGGTCTTCGCCGCCTCGGCCGCCGCGACCGCCGCCGTTCTGCACGGCGACGGGGCGTCCGTGCCCGTCCTGGCGGCCGTCATCGCCGCCTACCTGGCCTCGGCCGCCGTCTTCCGCCTCGGCAGCCGGGCGTTGGCGCCGGTCTAGGAAACGGCCTCCAGCGGCAGGTCGCTGCCGCGCCAGACGTCCGCCAGTTCCTGCACCGGAAGGTCGAGCGCCTCGCCGAGCCGGACGATCGTGCCGAAGCCGGGCGAGGGCAGCCGGCCCGTCTCGATCTTGCGCAGGGTCTCGGGCGAGATCCCGGCCGCGTCCGCGACGTCCGCGAGATCGCGGCCCGCCCGCGCGAGGCGCAGCAGGGCGCCGAGCCGGCGGCCGGCCTCGATCTGTTCGGGCGTGAGCGGTTGGCGGACCATGCGCCCAGGGTAGGGCTGGTATTTCTATACCGTCAAGCAGTAAGGTTTCGGTATAGAAATACCAGTCGTCGTTGTTGAGGGTACTCGTGATCGAACTGAAGACGCCCGCGGAGATCGAGCGCATGCACGTGACCGGCCGGTTCGTCGCCGACGTGCTGTCGGAGGTCGGACGGCTCGCCGACGTCGGCGTGAACCTGCTGGACCTGGAACACCACGCGCGCGGCATGATCAAACAGCGCGGCGCGGAATCGTGCTACTGGGACTACTCGCCGTCGTTCGGCCGCGGCCCGTTCCGCAACGTCATCTGCCTGTCGGTCAACGACGCCGTCCTGCACGGCCTCCCCCACGACTACACGCTGCGCGACGGGGACGTCCTCAGCGCGGACTTCGCCGTCGGCATCGACGGCTGGGTGGCCGACTCCGCGCGCACGGTCATCGTCGGCACGCCCGCCCCCGAAGACCTGCGGATCGTCCGCGCCACCGAGGACGCGCTGGAGGCGGCGATCGACGCGGCCCGTCCCGGCAACCGTCTGGGCGACATTTCCGCCGCGATCGGTGCGGTGGCCCACGACTACGGCTACCCGGTCAATACCGAGTTCGGCGGCCACGGCCTGGGCCGCACGATGCACGAGGACCCGCACGTCCCGAACCTGGGCCGCGCGGGCCGCGGCCTGAAGCTCCGTCCCGGCCTCACCCTCGCGCTCGAACCCTGGTTCGCCCGTACGACCGACCGCATCGTCTACGACCCCGACGGCTGGACGATCCGCTCCGCCGACGGCTCCCGCACCGCCCACTCCGAGCACACCGTCGCCATCACCGAGGACGGCCCTTTGGTTCTCACCGCCCGCTAGGGCCGGACCCGGGCGAGGACGGCCCGCTTCAGCTCCCCGTAGGCGGCGTCGAGATCGAGGCCGGACGGGTCGACGAGATGCTGCTGGGCGATGCCGCGCAGCGCGCCGAGGAGCCAGCCGGCCAGGCCGCCGGGGTCCACGTCGTCCCGGACGGCGCCCGCGGCCCTGGCGAGCCCGAGGAGTTCGCCGATGCGGTCGCGCAGCCGCCGGTCCAGCGCGGCGAACGCGTCCTTGACGGCCGGGTTCGGCCCGATCGCCTCGGCCATCAGGTGGTGGTGGAGCGCGAACATCGTCGGCTGCTCGGCGAGCAGCCGACGGTGCGCGCCGAACCCGGCGTCGGTCAGGGCTTCCGGCGACGCCGCGGCGCGCTCCAGCTCCGGCAGCAACATGTGCTCCTCCCACTCGTCCACGACGTGCCGGACGATCGCCAGCAGCAGGGCCTCCTTGGAACCGAAGTGGAAGTTCACCGCCGCGCGGCTCTGCCCGGCGTGGGCGCCGATGTCGGCGACGGAGGTGGCGTGGTAGCCGCGTTCGGCGAACAGGGCGATGGCCGCGTCCATGAGTTCCCGGCGGGACGCCGCCGACCGCGCTGCCTGGCTGGGCACCTGCCCCTCCTCCGCTCGGGAACCGTGCCGGTGAATTTATCGCGCTTGACGGGGCGGACGATGTCGATCACGCTTACTAAGCGAACGTTTAGCAAGTTTCGCCCCCCGTCACGGGCACGTCCGCCCGTGACGATGCTTCCGGAGGCTCACGTGCACGTTCCGCGCCCAGCGCGCCTGTCCTCGATCTTCTTCGCGACGCTCCTGCTGCTGGCCCTCACCGCACCGTCCGCCCGCGCCGCCCCGGTGCTCCCGAACCCGAACTCGCACGGCATCACGCTGAACAGCATCACCGAAGTGAACGGCGACCCGCGCATGCTGGACGCCGTCGTCAGCACGGCGGCCATTTTCGAGCCCGTCCACGTGCGCATCTACCTGCCGTCCACCTACAACAACCCCGGCGACACCAACCGCTACGACTCCCTCTACCTGCTGCACGGGGCGAACGACCCGCTGGACGGCGCGCTGCCCTGGGCGGACACGTCCACCGACTCCGGGCAGATCGCGAACACGCTGGCGACCAGCGGCAGCCCGTTCAACGGGATCGTGGTCATGCCGGAGGGCGGAAAGTCCGGCTTCTACACCGACTGGACGAAGGGCGACAAGGGCTTGCGCCGGCCGCTGTGGGAGACGTTCCACATCGAGCAGCTCCTCCCCTGGATCGACGACAACTTCCGGACGTCCGCCGACCGGGCGCACCGCACCATCGCCGGACTGTCCATGGGCGGTTTCGGCGCGCTCAGCTACGCGGCCCGCCACCCGGACCTGTTCTCGGCCGTCGGAGCGTTCTCGCCGCCGTCCGACATCCGCACCGACATCGGGGCGCGGGAGATCATCGTGGCCAACAACCTCACGCTGATCTCGGGGTCTGCGATCACCGAGGCCGAGCGGCCGGTGAACGGCGGCGACGGCAACCACCTGGCCGCCGACATCAAGGACGTCTTCGGCGACCCGGAATCCACGTGGACGAGGCTCAACCCCCTCGACCTCGCCGCCGTCTACCGGGACCAGGACATCAAGCTCGCGCTCTACTCCGGCAGCGGCTTCGACGCCGCGCACGGCCTGGACCTCCTCGAAGGGGCCGCGAAGGGCCAGTCCGACGTCTTCCACAAAAAGCTCAACGACGAAGGCTTCGCCCACCGCTACTGCCAGGGAGGCGGCACCCACCACTGGGAGTACTGGCGGGCTGACCTGAAGGACTTCCTGAACTACCGCTACGGCACGACCCCCACCACCTGCCCGAACGGCTGGGGCGCCCCCAAGCCCTGACCCGGACGATCGCCGGCCGGTTCGAGCTCGAACCGGCCGGCGCTTCCATGCGTCCTGACCAGGACGGCCGGGGAATCAGGTGGCGCGGCCCTGCGCGTCGACCATCGCCGCGACGCCGTCGTCGAAGTAGGACGAGCGGTTCGTGATGCCGAAGAAATCGACCGTGCTCGTCACGCCGTTGACCAGGCCGCGTCCCGTGCCATTGTCGAAGTTCGTCATCCAGGGGCCGCCGCTCGCGCCGCCCTCGAACCCGCAGTCGAGGGCGATCGTGTAGTTTCCGCCGTCCATCGTGGTTCCCTGGAACCAGTGCTGGATCATGCCGTTGCTCAGGTTCCCGGGATAAGCGAAGACCGTTGTCGCGACGCTCTTCGGCTGATTCCAAATCAGGCCGTTCCCGCCGACCTCGTCGACGAGCTTCGTGCCGTTGTTCGGGTACGTGGTGACCAGCCCGACGTCCCGCTGCGTGTCGCGGCTGTTGGCCCACGAGCTGAACGTGCGGAACGACTTGGCGGCGAACGTGCCGTGCGGACGCGAGCCGTTGTTGTACTGCGGGACGAAAATCCAGTTCTTCATCCACGTACCGCCGTTGCCCTGGTGGACGCAGTGCCCGGCGGTGATGACGAGCTGCCTGGACGGGCTGTTGAGCGCGCTCGCCGAGCAGACGAAGTCGCCGCCGGCCGGGTTCGTGAAGAACACCTTGCCGACCACGGGCGACTCGTAGAGGGACGCCCTGACGTCGCCCTCGCGCGCGGCCTCGGCGGGCGGCGTGAAGCCCGGCTTCCCGATCCGCGCCGTCGTGGCCGACCGCGTCCCGGCCGCTGCCTTCGGTACCGGGGCGGGACGGGCGGCCTTCATCCGCGCGGCCGTCCAGTACGTCTCGACCTTCTTCGCGGCGGCGGCGCTGCTCACCGGACTCCCGTCCGAGAGCCGCGCCACACTCGCGGTCGTCCCTGCCACACCCGCCGGCGCCGTCCCCGCCTCCGCGCCGGGCACCACCGCGACGGCGAGCACCCCCGCCACGACCGCCGCCGCCGACATCCCGAGCGGCCTCTGCAACCAGTTGATCTTCGTCATGGGGCGCAACGCTAAGCACCACAGATAAGAACAATCTAAGACACGGCACCCTCTACCGAGCGGGACGGCAGGGCCGCCAGGGTGGAGGTGGACATGTGTCCAAGACGGCGTGCGCGTACTGCCCGAAGAGTTTGTTCGTTGAATGCTTCGTGCCCCTCTGTGAGGATGTGGCGGGTGGGGTGGGAGGCACTGGAGCAGTGGGGCGACGGCGTCGTGCGCGGCGAACGGCTCACCGGCGGAGTCGGCGTCAACCAGGTGTGGAGCATGCGTGTCAACGGACACCCGGCGGTCGGTCGTCTCGGCCGACGCAGCGACGCTGATCTCGCATGGGAGACCGGCCTGTTGCGGCACCTGCACCGTGAAGGGATGCCGGTGCCGGAGCCGATCCCGACCACCGACGGCCGGTACTTCGCCGACGGTCTGGTGGTGATGACCTACGTGGACGGCCGGCCGCCCGAGACCCGAGCCGACTGGCGTCGCGTCGCCGACACCGTGCGCCGGCTGCATCGGCTCACGCACGGCTGGCCGCAACGCCCCGGCTGGCGCTCGTCGACCGACCTTCTGCACGCCGAGACCGGGACGAGGATCGACCTCGGCGTGATGCCGCCCGAGGGCGTGGTTCGCTGCCGGGCAGCGTGGGCGCGCCTGGTCGGTCGCAGGACGTGCGTTGTCCACGGCGACCTCAACCCGGGCAACATCCGCATGACCGCAGAGGGCGTCGCGTTGATCGACTGGGACGAGTCGCACGTCGACGTCCCCGACCTCGACCTGGCACTGCCGCACAACGCGGCCGGTCTCGACGACGACGCCTACGACACCGCCGCGCAAGCGCACGCCGCATGGGAAGCCGCCGTCTGCTGGGACCCCAGCGGGACCGACCAGTTCGCAGTCAAGCGGCTCGCCGAAATCCGAGCGGTCTGAGCAGCCTCGACCACGATCTGACCGAGCCGCGCGCAGCCGGATCAGTGGGCAGCGCACGTTGCACAAGGACACGCGCTCCTTGGCCGACGGACGGCACTACGTCGAGGCGGCCAAGCCGTGGGAACTGGCCAAGGCCGAACGCAAGGAACAGGCCGCCCCGCAGGCGCTCGACGCCGTCCTGGCCGAACTCGTCGCCACCTGTCGCGATCTAGCCCACCACATGACACTGTTCCCCCCAGCGCGGCCCAACGCATCAACACCCAATGCGGCACGGGTTCCGCCCGCGTCGCCGATCCCGAACCCGTATTCCCCCGCCTGGACGTCCCAGCCTGCGAGATTCGCGAGCGCGAATAATCCGGAAGGCGTTGACCCGGCAACGCTTTCCACTTAGCGTCACAGTGCCCCGACTCGCAGGAGGGCCGGACAATGAATCCAGAACAGATCGCAGGCGATTGCCGCAACGGTGATTGCCCGGCGGCCTTCGATACCCGAGACGGGAACGTGGCCGTCCGGGGCGTCCCGCTGACCGGCATTCATGCCGGGGACGGGGAGCTGATCGTTTCCGTGCCCGCCGAGATCATCAAGGAGGCGGCGCGTGCGCTTGGCGGGTGATGAGTGGTCTCGCCTGCTCTTGGGCTTCGACCGGTCCGCTTTCCGGCTGGAGCTGCATCCAGTCTATTCCATGGCAGGCGAGGAGGAGGATTACGCGCGCTTCGCGGCCGGCGAGAAAGCCCCGCCCGATCTGCATTACGAGTGGCTCGATCAGGTGGCCGAGCGAGTACGGTCCGGGAAAGTGATGCAGCGGGTCCACGTTGTGCGCCGCCCGCTCTCGGACTATTTGCGGTTCGAGTTCGAGTGGGGATACGCCTTCAACGTTCGCGCGGGGGAGGACATCCGGATTCTCGATCTGACGGAGCGGCCCGATCCCGGCCTGCCCGGTCATGATTTCTGGATGTTCGACGACTCCACGGTGGTCCGCATGCTCTACCGGGAGGACGGGACACAGATCGAACGCGACCGCGTCGAGGCGGCGGACCTGGACGCCTACCGCCGTTACCGGGACATCGCCCTTGCCGACGCCGTCCCGTTCCAGGAGTACTGGCCCGCCGCCTAGTGCTGGAACCGGACGAGATAGGACGCCGACGCGACCTCGCAGACGCGCTGAAAGACCTGCGCCGCACGTCGGGCCTGACGGGCGATCGCCTGGCCGCGCGCTGCGGAATCAGCCAGGGCAAGATCTCCAAGATCGAGAACGCGAAGGTCCTGCCTTCCCTGGCCGATCTGGAGCGGTTGCTCGACGCCCTCCGCGCCACTGCGGATGTCAGGGACGAGATCTACGCTCTCGCCCGTCTGGCGAACACCGAATACGAGAGCCTGCGCACCGAACTGCGACGCGGTCTCCAGCACAAACAGCGGGAACTGGCCGCATTCGAGGCCACGGCCGACCACATCAGGTTCTTTCTACCTTCTATGATCACCGGGCTCCTCCAAACGCCCCGGTACGCACGCGCGAGCCTCGCCATGTTTCCCGGCGATCACGCCGAAGCACTGGCACGCCGTTTGGTCCGGCAGAAGATCTTGGACGATCCGAGCAAACGATTCTCGTTCTTGTTCACCGAGCAGGCCCTGCGGTGGCCGCTCTGCGAGCCGTCCACGATGGCCGACCAGATCAGCCGCATCATGGCGCTACTCGATCTGCCGCATATCACCATGGGTGTTGTGCCGCTGGGCGCCCACGTCCTCCCGGACGGACCGATGAACACATTTACAGTGTACGACGACCGGTTGGCGACCGCAGAGACGTTCTCGGGTGTACTGATGATGCGCGATCCGAGGGACGTCTCCTATCATCTGGAAGTCTTCGGAATGTTCCAGCGGCACGCCGCCCTGGGTCCGGATATGCGAGGTCTTCTCGAAGAGATTCGTCGCGAACTTATTTCAGGGCGGGAATGATCTGGCGATCACGACGGAGGCCGACTTACTTTCTCGGCATGGATGAGTTCAGGCACGACCACGACGGCCAGGGAGAACGAT
Proteins encoded in this region:
- a CDS encoding SAM-dependent methyltransferase translates to MADERPHTDLRTDRPHPARVYDALLGGKDNFAADRAAAAAGIERSPEVRDIALANRAFLRRVVTEAARAGVRQFVDLGTGIPTSPNVHEVAQAVAPDATVVYVDNDPIVSAHARALLPAGDTTAIIEADLRAPDAILDDPAFRALVDFSRPVAVLMVAILHHIPNEADPAAIIDRFLGPAAPGSLLAVSHLGADLAPEKAVGVSTVAAQGGITLLPRDRADVLRFFTGLDLLEPGLVPLPLWRPDGPDAGDVAKVWSYGGLARKP
- a CDS encoding phosphotransferase enzyme family protein, whose product is MGWEALEQWGDGVVRGERLTGGVGVNQVWSMRVNGHPAVGRLGRRSDADLAWETGLLRHLHREGMPVPEPIPTTDGRYFADGLVVMTYVDGRPPETRADWRRVADTVRRLHRLTHGWPQRPGWRSSTDLLHAETGTRIDLGVMPPEGVVRCRAAWARLVGRRTCVVHGDLNPGNIRMTAEGVALIDWDESHVDVPDLDLALPHNAAGLDDDAYDTAAQAHAAWEAAVCWDPSGTDQFAVKRLAEIRAV
- a CDS encoding trypsin-like serine peptidase; translation: MTKINWLQRPLGMSAAAVVAGVLAVAVVPGAEAGTAPAGVAGTTASVARLSDGSPVSSAAAAKKVETYWTAARMKAARPAPVPKAAAGTRSATTARIGKPGFTPPAEAAREGDVRASLYESPVVGKVFFTNPAGGDFVCSASALNSPSRQLVITAGHCVHQGNGGTWMKNWIFVPQYNNGSRPHGTFAAKSFRTFSSWANSRDTQRDVGLVTTYPNNGTKLVDEVGGNGLIWNQPKSVATTVFAYPGNLSNGMIQHWFQGTTMDGGNYTIALDCGFEGGASGGPWMTNFDNGTGRGLVNGVTSTVDFFGITNRSSYFDDGVAAMVDAQGRAT
- the map gene encoding type I methionyl aminopeptidase, with product MIELKTPAEIERMHVTGRFVADVLSEVGRLADVGVNLLDLEHHARGMIKQRGAESCYWDYSPSFGRGPFRNVICLSVNDAVLHGLPHDYTLRDGDVLSADFAVGIDGWVADSARTVIVGTPAPEDLRIVRATEDALEAAIDAARPGNRLGDISAAIGAVAHDYGYPVNTEFGGHGLGRTMHEDPHVPNLGRAGRGLKLRPGLTLALEPWFARTTDRIVYDPDGWTIRSADGSRTAHSEHTVAITEDGPLVLTAR
- a CDS encoding helix-turn-helix domain-containing protein; its protein translation is MLEPDEIGRRRDLADALKDLRRTSGLTGDRLAARCGISQGKISKIENAKVLPSLADLERLLDALRATADVRDEIYALARLANTEYESLRTELRRGLQHKQRELAAFEATADHIRFFLPSMITGLLQTPRYARASLAMFPGDHAEALARRLVRQKILDDPSKRFSFLFTEQALRWPLCEPSTMADQISRIMALLDLPHITMGVVPLGAHVLPDGPMNTFTVYDDRLATAETFSGVLMMRDPRDVSYHLEVFGMFQRHAALGPDMRGLLEEIRRELISGRE
- a CDS encoding pyridoxamine 5'-phosphate oxidase family protein, which encodes MAEIEPVAELHEGFSEQGVEPRPWSDVVDVLTRPEMFWLSTVRRDGRPHVTPLPAIWLHGSLHFCVGPDEQKAKNLEHDARCVLTTGTNRLRSGLDVVVEGTAARVTGKERIRELAALWDERLDWPFEPTEDGFRGADGRFALVFGVAPTKILAFGKAPYSQTRYRFPIVTTGMK
- a CDS encoding helix-turn-helix transcriptional regulator; translation: MVRQPLTPEQIEAGRRLGALLRLARAGRDLADVADAAGISPETLRKIETGRLPSPGFGTIVRLGEALDLPVQELADVWRGSDLPLEAVS
- a CDS encoding alpha/beta hydrolase — encoded protein: MHVPRPARLSSIFFATLLLLALTAPSARAAPVLPNPNSHGITLNSITEVNGDPRMLDAVVSTAAIFEPVHVRIYLPSTYNNPGDTNRYDSLYLLHGANDPLDGALPWADTSTDSGQIANTLATSGSPFNGIVVMPEGGKSGFYTDWTKGDKGLRRPLWETFHIEQLLPWIDDNFRTSADRAHRTIAGLSMGGFGALSYAARHPDLFSAVGAFSPPSDIRTDIGAREIIVANNLTLISGSAITEAERPVNGGDGNHLAADIKDVFGDPESTWTRLNPLDLAAVYRDQDIKLALYSGSGFDAAHGLDLLEGAAKGQSDVFHKKLNDEGFAHRYCQGGGTHHWEYWRADLKDFLNYRYGTTPTTCPNGWGAPKP
- a CDS encoding MFS transporter, whose protein sequence is MRAGELGAILRGRDFRRLYATRLTSQLTDGVFQVALAGYVFFSPERQASPGEAAAAFAVTLLPYSVLGPFVGVFIDRWRRRRILIWTPVVRAALLLLVAALVGTGHDGALFFLLVLVALAVNRFFLAALSAALPQVVARPHLVTANAFAVTSGTVVAFAGAGIGYGLRGLAGGGARGTALLLVAAAALFALAGLVASRLPHGPLGRADHAALANVLRGLADGARHVADRRPAALALAAVSVHRLLYGVVLMMTLLLCRERFSDGDADAGLTVFATMLAVSGVGYFVAAVITPPIVRRISKPVWTALLLSAGGLALAVLGPPFAPVPWAIGAFLLGVVSQGVKLCTDTTLQESIEDAYRGRVFTLYDMLFNAVFAASAAATAAVLHGDGASVPVLAAVIAAYLASAAVFRLGSRALAPV
- a CDS encoding DUF6879 family protein; its protein translation is MRLAGDEWSRLLLGFDRSAFRLELHPVYSMAGEEEDYARFAAGEKAPPDLHYEWLDQVAERVRSGKVMQRVHVVRRPLSDYLRFEFEWGYAFNVRAGEDIRILDLTERPDPGLPGHDFWMFDDSTVVRMLYREDGTQIERDRVEAADLDAYRRYRDIALADAVPFQEYWPAA
- a CDS encoding TetR family transcriptional regulator; the protein is MPSQAARSAASRRELMDAAIALFAERGYHATSVADIGAHAGQSRAAVNFHFGSKEALLLAIVRHVVDEWEEHMLLPELERAAASPEALTDAGFGAHRRLLAEQPTMFALHHHLMAEAIGPNPAVKDAFAALDRRLRDRIGELLGLARAAGAVRDDVDPGGLAGWLLGALRGIAQQHLVDPSGLDLDAAYGELKRAVLARVRP